A single region of the Pararge aegeria chromosome 18, ilParAegt1.1, whole genome shotgun sequence genome encodes:
- the LOC120631703 gene encoding 26S proteasome non-ATPase regulatory subunit 8, with translation MASLKDVATLYQSLKTEWTKKPRKLEKCGELLNKIKIALTQLSFLPSNNTAANQKELILARDVLEIGAQWAVATKDMKAFERYMSQLKCYYFDYKDHLPESAFMYQLLGLNLLFLLSQNRVAEFHTELERLSVDVIRVDPYVRHPLALEQYLMEGSYNKIFLAKDNVPAESYTLFMDTLLDTVRGEIAACIEKAYFCISCNEAARRLNLPSQQAVLDYGKKRNWVLGADNCYHFSASVDTNASASEAFPSSELAEQTIEYARHLEMIV, from the exons atggCTTCGCTAAAAGACGTTGCTACACTATATCAAAGTCTAAAAACAGAATGGACAAAGAAACCACGTAAGCTTGAAAAATGCGGCGAACTTTTGAACAAAATCAAG attGCATTAACGCAGTTGAGCTTTTTGCCCAGTAACAATACAGCAGCAAATCAGAAGGAGTTGATATTAGCTCGGGATGTTCTTGAAATTGGTGCCCAGTGGGCTGTGGCTACTAAAGACATGAAGGCTTTCGAGAGATACATGTCCCAGTTGAAATgctattattttgattataa AGATCACCTGCCAGAATCAGCCTTCATGTACCAACTGCTCGGTCTAAACTTGCTGTTCCTCCTATCTCAGAATAGAGTAGCAGAGTTTCACACAGAGCTTGAGCGCCTATCAGTTGATGTCATCCGAGTGGATCCATATGTCAGGCATCCTTTAGCATTGGAGCAGTATCTTATGGAAGGGagttataataagattttcttGGCTAAG GATAATGTACCAGCAGAAAGCTACACCCTTTTCATGGATACACTTCTGGACACAGTGCGAGGTGAAATAGCTGCATGTATTGAGAAGGCATATTTCTGCATATCCTGCAATGAGGCTGCTAGGAGGCTCAACTTGCCTTCGCAGCAAGCTGTACTTGATTATGGAAAAAAG CGCAACTGGGTACTGGGCGCTGACAACTGTTACCATTTCTCAGCTTCTGTAGATACAAACGCCTCGGCCTCCGAAGCATTTCCCTCGTCAGAACTAGCTGAGCAAACCATAGAATACGCTAGACATCTCGAAATGATTGTGTAG
- the LOC120631351 gene encoding nuclear valosin-containing protein-like, with protein MKKHNTRRLNDPIIVSRVKNYLAENVDKTFVDVSQMARSLKERYREYNNKSDSIFCHMVEGAYKVVLQSYGLDGGPSTSEPSEAEEESDLEMLDEKQTAMNDCLLVMYNKRAAARRATDKDGEPIDIISSDEDGSAAPKIPKINDQITITPHIPNRTANPKVESRKSSAKPQQTQNPTDKKRKAETHKSAVFKKIKEFGSAKRVKVSFEDMGGISEIITQICDLVLHMKHPEVYIQLGIKSPRGALLHGPPGTGKTLLAHAIAGKLQLPLIAVTGTELVGGVSGESEERIRELFERTVSVAPCVLFIDEIDAVCGNRIHAQKDMEKRMVAQLLASLDSLSENSASVLILAATNNPDTLDPALRRAGRLEQEITLGIPSLKARKEILSILCKNLALADDVDMNVLAQITPGFVGADLQALVNKASTYAVKRIFSEIRLQSKDLVADKPNDKKDIEDHIIPNGDKESEDKAQPESTAQSTEEKSEEPESTEPDINDAPNENEINTNTVIPSDSKVDPLDEVVSLLEDTMPYSEEELIGLAIRQDDFVRALKTTKPCAVREGIVTVPDVTWDDVGSLNQVRKDLQLAVLAPVKYPEQLKKLGLSTPSGVLLCGPPGCGKTLLAKAVANEAGVNFISVKGPELLNMYVGESERAVRTCFRRARNSAPCVIFFDEFDALCPRRSSHDNNGAARVVNQLLTEMDGIESREGVFVLAASNRPDIIDPAVLRPGRLDRIMYVGMPGTDDRFDILQKITKGGKQPQLGPDVDLQVIASVTEGYTGADLSGLVRAAATNSLTNHIANDTLEGDIFVTFEDFRGALNKCKPSVSAKEQLHYEKLRLKYAGTSEERFMQMEIEPTNEEFMDTVI; from the coding sequence ATGAAGAAACATAATACGAGAAGATTAAACGATCCAATTATAGTGTCGCGGGTGAAAAATTACCTAGCGGAAAACGTGGATAAAACGTTCGTCGATGTAAGCCAAATGGCGCGTTCTCTCAAAGAGCGGTATCGCGAATACAACAACAAAAGTGACAGCATTTTTTGTCATATGGTCGAAGGCGCGTACAAAGTTGTGTTGCAAAGCTACGGGCTCGACGGGGGCCCCTCTACGAGTGAACCATCCGAAGCAGAGGAGGAATCTGATTTAGAAATGTTAGATGAGAAGCAGACTGCGATGAACGACTGCTTATTAGTAATGTACAATAAACGAGCAGCCGCCCGCCGCGCCACCGACAAGGACGGCGAACCTATTGACATAATCAGCAGTGACGAGGATGGCAGCGCGGCGCCCAAGATACCAAAAATTAACGACCAGATCACCATAACTCCACATATACCTAATCGCACTGCCAACCCTAAAGTGGAGAGTCGTAAAAGCTCCGCGAAACCACAACAAACCCAAAATCCCACAGACAAAAAACGCAAAGCGGAAACACACAAAAGTGCCGTGTTCaagaaaattaaagaatttgGCAGTGCCAAACGTGTTAAGGTTAGTTTTGAAGACATGGGAGGAATCTCTGAAATCATCACACAGATATGTGACCTTGTTTTGCACATGAAACATCCTGAGGTTTACATCCAGTTGGGAATTAAATCCCCTCGAGGGGCCCTGTTGCATGGGCCACCAGGTACGGGAAAAACTTTGCTAGCTCATGCAATTGCTGGCAAGCTACAGTTACCATTGATAGCTGTCACAGGGACTGAATTAGTTGGTGGTGTATCTGGTGAATCTGAAGAACGAATTAGAGAGCTGTTTGAGAGGACAGTTTCTGTTGCCCCATGTGTTTTGTTCATTGACGAAATTGATGCAGTCTGTGGCAATCGTATACATGCTCAAAAAGACATGGAGAAGAGAATGGTTGCTCAATTATTAGCCAGCTTAGATAGTTTAAGCGAAAATAGTGCTTCCGTTTTAATACTGGCGGCAACAAACAATCCAGATACTTTAGATCCTGCATTGCGAAGAGCTGGGAGGCTGGAACAAGAAATTACCCTTGGAATACCTTCATTAAAAGCTAGGAAAGAAATCCTTTCAATACTCTGCAAAAACCTAGCTCTAGCAGATGATGTGGACATGAATGTGCTTGCCCAAATAACGCCTGGTTTTGTTGGTGCTGACTTGCAAGCTCTAGTAAATAAAGCCAGCACATATGCTGTTAAAAGAATATTTTCTGAAATACGTTTACAAAGTAAAGATCTGGTTGCAGATAAACCTAACGATAAAAAAGACATTGAAGACCACATCATCCCTAATGGAGATAAAGAAAGTGAAGATAAGGCACAGCCAGAGTCAACTGCACAAAGCACCGAGGAGAAATCTGAAGAACCGGAGAGCACTGAGCCTGATATAAATGATGCAcctaatgaaaatgaaataaacacaAATACTGTTATACCATCAGATAGTAAAGTAGATCCCCTAGATGAAGTTGTTAGTCTTCTTGAAGACACAATGCCTTACTCAGAAGAAGAATTGATAGGTCTTGCAATCAGGCAAGATGACTTTGTAAGAGCACTGAAAACAACCAAACCTTGCGCTGTTAGAGAGGGCATTGTCACAGTTCCTGATGTGACGTGGGATGATGTTGGATCATTGAATCAAGTTCGAAAAGACCTACAGTTAGCTGTACTAGCTCCAGTTAAATATCCCGAACAGCTAAAAAAGCTTGGCTTATCTACACCTAGTGGTGTATTACTGTGTGGCCCCCCAGGATGTGGTAAAACATTGCTGGCCAAAGCTGTTGCAAATGAGGCTGGAGTCAACTTTATATCTGTGAAGGGCCCTGAACTACTGAACATGTATGTAGGCGAGAGTGAACGAGCAGTGCGTACATGCTTTAGACGCGCGCGTAATTCTGCACCTTGTGTAATATTTTTCGACGAATTTGACGCGCTGTGCCCAAGGCGAAGCTCGCACGATAATAATGGGGCTGCCAGAGTAGTCAATCAGTTGCTGACGGAAATGGATGGCATAGAAAGTCGTGAAGGTGTCTTTGTTCTGGCAGCttctaatagacctgatattaTTGACCCAGCAGTTTTACGACCTGGTAGGTTAGATAGGATCATGTACGTGGGAATGCCAGGAACAGATGACAGATTTGATATACTACAGAAGATAACAAAAGGTGGTAAACAACCTCAGTTAGGCCCAGATGTAGATTTGCAAGTGATTGCTAGCGTAACAGAGGGTTACACTGGTGCTGATTTATCTGGCTTAGTACGAGCAGCTGCCACAAACTCTTTGACAAATCATATTGCAAATGATACACTTGAAGGCGATATATTTGTAACGTTTGAAGATTTTAGAGGTGCTCTAAATAAATGTAAGCCATCCGTATCAGCAAAAGAACAGTTACATTATGAAAAGTTAAGATTAAAGTATGCTGGCACCAGTGAGGAAAGGTTTATGCAAATGGAAATTGAGCCAACAAATGAAGAATTTATGGACACAGTGATATAA
- the LOC120631352 gene encoding nuclear RNA export factor 1-like, with translation MNNDLNAYDDLVRYKNPAGIPRSFLLKQDRFGAILPQTDFVDIQSRRHFEPPMNQNVSGNQSQIFVQTANVNMVAGQAYSPTEVYDEIKQAEDLRDSSESPDMLEFGQKRQSAFERLGPVAQPKKPKLTINLNMDNDQPVREVVELKNVYDDENIINSTDETVVTYLPLWPWKNHVVTKKSVTARTSKTVMMMEQEQMEEIYEKDKNFIMITVTGYPPSWTKEQLLDSMLENLVGKSFVPCFIEFKPKVCRFLVIRCRPALLMIHFLGFAMRKEDVELEITVSTTTISIHKLEFAPRSVLRQRLAMKYDGGKRELDLSEFTLKFDISHFIYFPLNRICNQKEILRIESEVDWEFLTELNLSRNRITSLEGFNLEDTMPRLRILDLSHNYLDSIKPLLQCRQLPLIKLSLEGNPLCTDYTDPDRYLKVMKTIFSTLRELDGILIILKGEMPPVQKNYCLEDAKAVVEKFLEVYFPLLDQSSDDRSNMHSMYSKKAVLTITYRNKVRYDTKFKNARNLLIKSRVLLEGDYDIVYGAANIVKLLTKWPNLQHDPSTFTVDVILHNDSSTIFSINGILKLTAESLAEDETMLAFTRTLHLFTKNGAEYKIINEMLYWDEPTQEYSNRAFQQLSVPKKSVFDIKFEATPDDNTKERLVELFMNLTELDKLPSERCLEANDWHMKHALEYFIKLLKLGNLQSLMN, from the exons ATGAATAACGATCTGAACGCCTATGACGATCTAG TACGGTACAAGAACCCAGCTGGGATACCGAGGtcttttttattgaaacaagaTCGTTTTGGTGCAATACTACCGCAAACAG atttTGTGGACATTCAATCAAGAAGGCATTTTGAACCACCGATGAATCAAAACGTTTCCGGAAACCAGTCACAGATTTTTGTTCAAACTGCCAATGTCAATATGGTAGCAGGCCAAGCGTATTCTCCGACTGAGGTGTATGATGAAATTAAACAAGCTGAAG ATTTGCGCGATAGTTCCGAATCACCGGATATGCTTGAGTTTGGTCAGAAGCGACAAAGCGCTTTCGAGAGACTCGGACCGGTGGCGCAACCGAAGAAACCGAAACTGACGATAAATCTCAACATGGACAACGATCAACCCGTCAG GGAAGTGGTAGAACTGAAGAACGTCTATGATGACGAGAACATAATCAACAGCACTGATGAGACTGTCGTCACTTACCTACCCTTATGGCCGTGGAAAAACCATGTGGTCACCAAGAAGAGTGTCACTGCGAGAACATCAAAG actgTCATGATGATGGAACAGGAGCAAATGGAGGAAATATATGAGAAAGATAAAAACTTTATCATGATTACA GTAACTGGCTACCCGCCGTCATGGACAAAAGAACAGTTACTGGATTCGATGCTGGAAAATCTAGTGGGGAAAAGTTTTGTTCCTTGTTTCATAGAG tTTAAGCCAAAAGTGTGCAGATTCCTCGTAATCCGATGTCGACCCGCGCTCCTGATGATACATTTTCTCGGCTTCGCGATGCGAAAAGAAGATGTGGAACTTGAGATAACCGTATCTACTACCACGATATCCATTCATAAACTAGAGTTCGCACCGCGGTCCGTTCTCAGACAACGCCTGGCTATGAAGTATGATGGTGGCAAGCGAGAGTTGGATTTGAGCGAATTCACGCTTAAATTTG ATATAAGCCATTTTATATACTTTCCGCTGAACCGAATATGCAACCAAAAGGAAATATTGCGTATAGAGAGTGAAGTTGATTGGGAATTTTTGACCGAACTTAATTTATCTCGCAATAGGATCAC ATCCCTCGAAGGCTTCAACTTAGAAGATACAATGCCTAGATTAAGGATCCTTGATCTCTCACACAATTATTTAGACAGTATTAAACCGTTACTGCAATGTAGGCAGTTACCCCTAATAAAACTAAGCCTTGAAGGAAATCCTCTATGCACTGATTATACAGACCCTGATCGTTATCTCAAGGTCATGAAGACTATATTTTCGACTTTGAGAGAATTG gACGGAATTCTAATTATTCTTAAGGGTGAAATGCCTCCAGTCCAAAAGAACTACTGCTTAGAAGACGCCAAAGCCGTAGTAGAGAAGTTTCTGGAAGTATACTTTCCTTTACTGGACCAGTCTTCGGATGACAGGAGCAATATGCATTCAATGTACTCGAAGAAAGCGGTTTTGACTATAACTTATAGGAATAAAGTGC GTTACGacacaaaattcaaaaacgCCAGGAACCTTTTAATTAAAAGCCGCGTTTTACTCGAAGGCGATTATGATATTGTCTACGGTGCCGCTAATATCGTCAAGCTGTTGACCAAATGGCCTAATTTACAACACGACCCGTCGACGTTCACTGTTGATGTTATACTGCATAAC GATTCATCAACCATCTTCAGTATCAATGGTATACTGAAACTTACCGCCGAATCGTTGGCCGAAGATGAAACGATGCTAGCGTTTACTCGcactttacatttatttacaaaaaatggagccgaatacaaaatcatcaatgAAATGCTGTACTGGGATGAACCTACGCAAGAGTACTCGAATAGGGCTTTTCAACAGCTATCG gtCCCAAAGAAAAGCGTATTCGATATAAAATTTGAAGCAACTCCAGATGATAACACTAAAGAGCGACTCGTGGAGTTGTTCATGAATTTAACTGAGCTCGACAAATTACCTAGTGAAAG gTGTTTGGAAGCAAATGATTGGCATATGAAGCACGCCCTAGAGTATTTTATAAAGCTCCTTAAATTAGGCAACCTTCAAAGCCTAATGAATTAA